Within Azoarcus sp. DD4, the genomic segment CCTGCGGCGCGAGCAGGCCGGCGACGAGCGAGATCAGCGTGGTCTTGCCGGCGCCGTTGGGGCCGAGCAGGCCGAACAGGCTGCCGGCGGCCACTTCCAGCGACACGCCGTCCAGCGCCGGCGCTTGTTCCGGCCGGTAGCGGTAGGCGAGGTCGCGGGCGCGCAGCATAGCGCTAGCGGATGGCGCGGCCGAGGTCGGTGAAGAAGGCGCGTTCCTCGGCCGCGCGTTCGCTCAGCATCGTCGCCAGGCGCGCGGTGTCGAGCGGGTCGCGGTCGCGGATCATGCGTGCGGCGGCGAGGGCGAATTCGCGCCAGCGGTCGCCGATGTCCACCAGCCGGCCGGAGAATTCCTTCAGCGTCGGACGGTTGGCGAGGCTGGCGGCTTCTTCCAGGAAGGAGGCGTAGAGGTAGCGGAAGCCGGCACCGCCGGTGCCGATCTCTTCCTGCATGCGTACCAGGTGACCGATGAAGAGCTTGCTGTGGCGCACGTCGCCGGCGCTCGGCAGGCGGCCGACCGCGCGCGCGGCGCGTTCGATGCCGCGCGCGCCGATCAGCGGCACCGGCGCCTTCAGCATGATGCGCTCGGTCTTGCGGATGGCGGCCGGGATGGCCTTGCCCCAGTCGGGCGCGCTGGGCTGGTTGGTCGGGTAGTAGAGCAGGCCCTTGGGCGCCAGCACGCCGCGGGCGAAGCGGGCGCGGGACAGGTCGGCGGCGGCGCAGCGTACCGGATGCTCGAACACCGGGTCGGACAGCAGGTAGTCGCC encodes:
- a CDS encoding BtrH N-terminal domain-containing protein, whose amino-acid sequence is MADFQHQHASHCESGVMSAIVRHYGLPFSEPMAFGLASALSFAWLPFVKLGGLPLVAYRMPPKAIIRGLKKPLALDMRFETFRDPARGMARLDALLAEGKVVGLQTSVFWLPYMPEDLRFHFNAHNVLVYGRDTASGDYLLSDPVFEHPVRCAAADLSRARFARGVLAPKGLLYYPTNQPSAPDWGKAIPAAIRKTERIMLKAPVPLIGARGIERAARAVGRLPSAGDVRHSKLFIGHLVRMQEEIGTGGAGFRYLYASFLEEAASLANRPTLKEFSGRLVDIGDRWREFALAAARMIRDRDPLDTARLATMLSERAAEERAFFTDLGRAIR